A section of the Salvelinus fontinalis isolate EN_2023a chromosome 33, ASM2944872v1, whole genome shotgun sequence genome encodes:
- the LOC129831544 gene encoding olfactory receptor 11A1-like: MENSTHYEIFRLAAYGDIGQLKYFYFALVTVIYFVIILANALLIGVICIERSLHEPMYLFLCALFVNQLYGSTGLFPALMFYLLSDTHDISLLYCYLQIYVLYTYAITEFCNLAVMSYDRYISICYPLQYNNIMTPKIICGLILLPWVYSFIINAIIISLSLRLHFCGNVLDRVYCDNYSVVKLACSNTMLNNIWGFVVTVISFSCTIFPTIYSYVRILQICLKSSKEMKQKAFNTCTPHIASLLNFSFGCLFVILQGRYETAVLPPILRTILLVYFLICPPLFNPLMYGVRMVKIRHACNKVLGLYAKT; this comes from the coding sequence ATGGAAAACTCTACTCACTACGAGATCTTTAGGCTTGCTGCATACGGTGATATCGGACAATTGAAGTACTTCTACTTTGCTCTAGTGACTGTAATATATTTTGTCATCATTCTTGCCAATGCTTTGCTTATTGGAGTTATCTGCATTGAAAGAAGCCTTCATGAACCCATGTATCTGTTTCTATGTGCTTTGTTTGTTAATCAGTTGTATGGGAGCACTGGTTTGTTTCCTGCTCTCATGTTTTACTTGCTGTCTGACACACATGATATTTCCCTTCTTTATTGTTACCTCCAGATTTATGTGTTGTACACATATGCTATAACAGAATTTTGTAATTTAGCAGTTATGTCCTATGACAGGTACATCTCTATTTGTTATCCTCTACAGTATAACAATATTATGACACCTAAAATAATTTGTGGCTTAATCCTACTGCCCTGGGTGTATTCTTTTATCATCAACGCCATCATTATCTCCCTgagtttgcgactgcacttttgtGGTAACGTTCTAGACAGAGTGTATTGTGACAACTACTCGGTAGTCAAGCTTGCCTGTTCAAATACTATGCTGAATAACATATGGGGTTTTGTTGTCACTGTGATATCTTTTTCCTGTACTATATTTCCTACCATATACTCATATGTAAGAATTCTACAAATATGTTTAAAGTCTTCTAAAGAGATGAAACAGAAAGCATTTAATACCTGTACGCCACATATAGCCTCTTTGCTGAACTTCTCCTTTGGCTGTTTATTTGTGATTCTACAAGGCAGATATGAAACTGCAGTTCTTCCACCTATACTTCGCACTATTTTATTAGTTTATTTTCTGATATGTCCACCACTTTTCAATCCTTTAATGTATGGCGTTAGGATGGTTAAAATCAGGCATGCTTGTAACAAGGTACTAGGACTTTACGCTAAAACATAA
- the LOC129831591 gene encoding olfactory receptor 4S1-like, with the protein MTMDFNSSQEIVFVLHGLNVTQTNKHIYFSFTLILYIFTIFVNLILIVTIFLEKMLHDPMYLFLCNLCINGIYGASAFYPKILYDLLFDSHVITYPGCMTQILVIYSYAFCEFTSLTVMAYDRYVAICKPLQYHSIMTTRKVWTLLLLTWIFSWLESGFGMGITAKLPLCGLDIDKLYCSNWAVVKLSCADTTLNNLYGLIATFSHISQMILILISYVNIIKASLRSRAERKKFMQTCLPHLITLTNFTISLTFDVMYARYGSNTSLLALRNIMAEEFLVVPPLVNPIIYGMKLTQIRNRVGQMFKRKVAALT; encoded by the coding sequence ATGACAATGGATTTCAACTCCTCCCAGGAGATAGTGTTTGTGCTGCATGGACTGAACGtgacacagacaaacaaacacatctACTTCTCATTTACTCTCATCCTATACATCTTCACCATTTTTGTGAATCTGATACTGATCGTTACCATTTTTCTGGAGAAAATGTTGCATGACCCTATGTATTTATTTCTCTGTAATCTGTGTATTAATGGTATCTATGGCGCTTCAGCTTTCTACCCAAAGATACTTTATGACCTTTTATTTGACTCTCATGTGATAACATACCCTGGGTGCATGACCCAGATATTGGTAATCTACTCCTATGCTTTCTGTGAATTCACCAGCTTGACAGTGATGGCATATGACAGGTATGTTGCCATCTGTAAGCCGTTACAATACCACTCTATCATGACTACTCGAAAAGTGTGGACACTGCTTCTTCTTACGTGGATTTTCTCATGGCTAGAAAGTGGCTTCGGGATGGGAATAACAGCTAAATTACCCCTCTGTGGCCTCGACATCGATAAACTCTACTGCTCAAACTGGGCGGTCGTGAAGCTCTCATGTGCTGACACCACTCTGAACAACCTTTACGGCTTAATTGCCACTTTTTCTCACATCTCTCAAATGATACTCATCCTGATTTCCTATGTGAACATCATCAAAGCGTCTTTGCGTTCCCGGGCGGAGAGGAAGAAGTTCATGCAGACCTGTCTGCCTCATCTGATCACCCTGACTAACTTCACCATATCCCTCACCTTCGATGTGATGTACGCTCGCTACGGCAGCAACACCAGCCTGCTGGCCCTGAGGAATATCATGGCGGAGGAGTTCCTAGTTGTGCCTCCTCTGGTGAACCCTATCATATACGGGATGAAACTCACTCAGATTCGGAATAGAGTTGGACAGATGTTTAAACGTAAAGTTGCTGCCTTGACCTAA